The Venturia canescens isolate UGA chromosome 7, ASM1945775v1, whole genome shotgun sequence genome segment tagttGGTCTGTGTAACCGGTGCAGCAGACTTTTTCagattgatttttgtttcaatacattttttgacTGTATCAGTGAGGGTGGATGCAttgccataaaaaatgtttaaattttCGGATGCACAGGCTTCCATCATCCTATCAAAATTTCTCAACCAAAAATTAAGCATTTTGATCGTTCCTTCAAATTTTGGTTTGCCATCTTTGATCAGTTGCGACTTGatctgataataaaaaaatgaataaatgtaGTTAAGTGATTAGCTCGTATAAATTTGCAATTGAATGAAATAAGTATAAGAATATAACGAGGCAAAAATTGTAGACATCACAATACTTCAGGAAATAACATTTATATGTTTGAAAagagtataaatttctatttaCCGGTCTCAGacaatgaatgatttttgcaTTGGAGCTGTTGGCAGGGTCCTTATGACAGTTTTCAGCATTTTCTTTATATGTTTCTAGCTTCTTGAAGGCTTCACTTATACTCTCTTGTATTTTTGTATAATTTCCTTCTACAGCTCCCAATTGTGAGTCCGAGCAGTCTCTCACAGTCTTGGTCGCTTTTTCTGCCAACGCATCCAAATTACTGATATAGTTCAAGCAATCAACTATATCAACTGTCGTGGCCGCATTAACCAGAGCATCGGCTTCAATTTGTTTCTATGCGTAAAAGCAGAAATACAGAAATATTTGATAAGCAAAGTTCTAGACAGTTTGATGACTTTTTATCCTGATTTTTGTTTGATATATATCATCGTTAATTTCAAAAACATTAGTCATAAATTATTGGTTTGAGTGCAAAATTGGACTAAAATTGAATAGCGTATAATGTATAGCTAAAATTGAATGGGGTAACTTTTTGTTCAGACACAAAcagtaaatatttttagtccCGTTCCACACATTATATTTCCATACTATTGTAATTCATGATGGCTTACCTTTTCAAACTCTTCTATAATTTTTATAGGTGTTGTAGTTCTGTACGCTCGTAATTTTTCTAGAATATCTTCGATTATACTAGAGATATCTTGATTCGCATTTTTGTAAATGTCTTGATAAGTTTGTATCAAAGTTGATACTTTGGCGTCATACAAATCTTTTGTATACTCCAATAGCTTTGCCTCCGCAGTCTAAAATTTTAATAGCATTTCTCATTCAAGCGGACGACAGTTATAGAttataaaaacgttttcaaaaaaattaaactttcaAATACTTCATccattgtcaatttttttacgatctCACAAGCAGCAAAAATCTAAATTCATAATTGCCCAAAGTAGCAAAAATTGCCAAATGCTAATTTTTCCATCAATAAATTTCACCATAAAAATTTACAGTTATTTGATTTACACTCATTCGCaaagttgaatttttcgttttacttACGTAGACGAAAATAAAGAGGAAGCACAAAGTGATTCCGAATTTAAACATTTTAGGACGTGTCTTCTTCCAAACTAAAGTGAATTCATCACAATCATTACCTCTTCcaacttatatatatatgcttCCCCGTACGTCTGGCAATTCCCGCGTGTAGGTTGGCCCAAATTGcgatagataaaaaaatcaaacaattGTCGTTTATGTAGACGAGAATTATGACCCACTTAATGTTTCGAAGCACTAGCAAGTGATAGGTGAAAAATGTGGGGGGAAAACACACACAAAGCTAAATATCATGATCTAATTagctcgaatttttaaatcataAATCAAACATATTAGTTTGAACGAGATATATTTAACGACTTTAAAAATGGTTACAATTTTTGAGTCATAAATTCTTTTCTTCAGACCTAGCATACAAGTGCTTATCTCACAAATGATATTTTAATGGAACACTAATGCGTCGAGCTCGAAACTTTATCAGATTCGTTACTCGGAGCTGCTAGAAAAAACCTTGACCCAagtaaatctttttttcttcatttttttaggTATCATTCATTTCCATTATTCCGTAGAcattaaatattgaaagaaaaattttgctaATCTACAAAACAggattcatgaaaaatattgaatttcaaacaatcttttatttttacagaTATGGCCAGGAGATTCGGGAACCACCGAGTTCAACGTCACAGTGACGCCTCACAGAGATCCGATAACCATTTTGCAATGGAGTCAACACGGTGGTCGTTTGGTTTCGGCAGATTCTGCTGGATCCATCGTCGGCTGGAAAATTGATCCCAAAGGCCAACTTCTCGTTACGTTTCATCATGAGCTCAAAGAATCTTTCGCTCATATCACGTTCCGACTCGCCCCGCCTAAGCCAACTGTCGATTTGAGGTATTTTTATTGAAGCAATTAACTCGATTAAGCATCGATTATAAATCGATTATTCAATTAATAAATCGattacaaaaagtttatcgccttttcttttttttttgtttttttttttttttgataaattaataTTTAATCTTCAGTGATTTGGCAAAGGCTGCGGTCGCAGGAGACGAGCGAGCCCTCGATTTGTTCAGTTCATGGCGCCCAAGAACGGCGGCAGCCCCAATGGCTGCACCCTTAAAAAAAGACGATCATTCTTTTTACATCGGCTCGACAAACGGAATGATTTATTACATCGATGCACAAGGCCAATGCAAAGAAGTCCTCAACACCGATGGAATGTCACTTCATTCTTTGCTCCATCATACATCACGGGACTCATTGGTTGTTTTGACAGAAGGATTGAACATCGGATATTATCAAGCTGATCCTGCCACGGGACGACTCACGGAATTAACCAGAGTATGAATGATGcgagaattgaaaattggagacaaaAAGTCTGAAGCAGCTACAGCAATTGTTCGATAGTTTCAAAGTATTATCAAATTCGTTCAGAattttagaaattttcgaattataaattctattttgctctttttttctctcgcagtTGAAATTGTGAGTGAATGGGAACAATGTCGAGAGTGATGACAGTAAATTCTCTCAAACGAATTGTTCTACAGGTCAAGTTGAGCGGTAAGAGCGATGTTTCTCGGAGTAGCCCGGCCTTGTGTTGGGTCGGAGGAAATACGTTGGCCGTGCTTACGGGCGAACTGAGCGTCAGGTGTTGGGATCTACAAACTGGTGACACGTACGTGTTGAGCCCCCCGGAAACGACCAACGGCAACATAGCAACGCCCCAAGAAATTTGCACGAGTCTCGctttttgcaaaaataatGGTActagaaaatttgaatttttcacattcgATTAATGAACGATCGGTTCATTCGAGTTGGTCatcgtttccaattttttcactctcacaAATGAGATCATTCGAAGAATTTAAACAATTGATAATCACTGATTATTCCGGTGAATAAgtttcttatggaaaatcagACTATTTGACAcaataatcgataaaaaatgaatcaaaatatatttttatgtttatcgTCTGCAGAAAACGcctttttaaacatttttttgaaaatatttgatcgcGTTTTCTTTATCAAATTCTAACAAAATGTAACTTTTAACCAAACCATACTTTTCGTTAGCAAAAcaccaaaaaaatgaaacttttttcactttagAGATCAGAGGATCGGTTTCGATCCTGTTTCTAGATTAATGAGCTCCGACATTAATCTCAGTTTTTATTATACAATGATCCAGAAACTTTGGCAGCTGGTACAAACCTGGGTACGATATATCTGTGGAAGCGGAAAGCAGTATCGGAAATGGATGAAAACGGGTGGCCAACGATTCCAAAATTTTGTAGCGTCCACGGTACTGTTAAGCAATTGACATGGGGTGGTTCGTTGCTGAGAAATCCTTTGCTCGCGGTGAATTGCATAACGAACGTATTCATTTTGCATCAGCAGCCGATGTGTGCAGTTTTCAACGACGATACTTGCGTGACGCAAATGACACCAACGCATTTGTTGATCGAAATAGAGGAGCAAAGTTGCACGTTGAAAACGGATTTACAAGTGCAAATACTCGCGGCTAGTCGCGAGTACGTCGTCGTATCGTCGGGGCGTCAAGTAACCAGTTATAAAATAAATCGCGACACAAACATCGAGACAACGTCGGTTGGATCGTTCACTTGCGACAACGAGAAAATCCTCATTTATGAAAACACTCTCGTTATTCTCACACCAATAATCATACAATTAAGATCAACGGACGGTACGATCCTACAGAGTTTACCGACTTTGCCGGAAGAAGGCGAACCCATTACCATGGAATTAACCGGACATTATTTGACCGTTGGCTCCCTTAACGGGATCCTC includes the following:
- the LOC122413652 gene encoding uncharacterized protein, which gives rise to MFKFGITLCFLFIFVYTAEAKLLEYTKDLYDAKVSTLIQTYQDIYKNANQDISSIIEDILEKLRAYRTTTPIKIIEEFEKKQIEADALVNAATTVDIVDCLNYISNLDALAEKATKTVRDCSDSQLGAVEGNYTKIQESISEAFKKLETYKENAENCHKDPANSSNAKIIHCLRPIKSQLIKDGKPKFEGTIKMLNFWLRNFDRMMEACASENLNIFYGNASTLTDTVKKCIETKINLKKSAAPVTQTN